A part of Cotesia glomerata isolate CgM1 linkage group LG4, MPM_Cglom_v2.3, whole genome shotgun sequence genomic DNA contains:
- the LOC123264313 gene encoding putative gustatory receptor 28b, producing MQKTGEIIYKIMDIYSTSGKIQSELEQFSIEILLRRIPKSIFGLFTIDSSHVATIVRSTITYVIILVQFNYNLHTQYDEDIFPDKYHL from the exons ATGCAGAAAACGggagaaattatttataagatcATGGACATTTATTCAACATCGGGAAAAATTCAGTCTGAG TTGGAGCAGTTTTCAATAGAAATTCTACTAAGACGGATACCCAAATCTATTTTTGGACTTTTTACAATAGACAGTTCCCATGTTGCCACG aTTGTGCGATCAACAATAACATATGTAATTATTCTTGTACAGTTTAATTATAACCTTCATACCCAATATGATGA GGATATTTTTCCAGACAAGTATCATTTATAA